Proteins encoded in a region of the Halostella limicola genome:
- a CDS encoding MBL fold metallo-hydrolase: MEVTLLGTGDTTGTPTPGCDCDTCRRARELGVERTRFSVHVRNERTGESLLIDASPDFRHQFLTQEVDLPDAVVVTHVHFDHLDGLGNAYRLLDEAPVYAADETDPQTGESVAETVSRRYDYLDAVSVEPTAPLSTVRTCGLDVTLVPVDHPPLLCYGVVVADPETGAKLSLSGDTSYAVPEASRERLADPDLLFADAIVPASLCEHHPIGGRHEGPDGVPRTFGTKHMTREGALALADDLGADRTRLVHVAHFYPADEAFADPLAVDGEVFRL, translated from the coding sequence ATGGAGGTCACCCTGCTGGGCACCGGCGACACGACGGGGACGCCGACGCCGGGTTGCGACTGCGACACCTGCCGGCGCGCGCGGGAACTCGGCGTCGAACGCACCCGGTTTTCCGTCCACGTCCGCAACGAGCGGACGGGCGAGTCGCTGCTGATCGACGCCAGTCCCGACTTCCGCCACCAGTTTCTGACACAGGAGGTCGACCTGCCGGACGCCGTCGTCGTCACCCACGTGCACTTCGACCACCTAGACGGCCTCGGGAACGCGTACCGCCTGCTCGACGAGGCGCCGGTGTACGCCGCCGACGAGACCGACCCTCAGACCGGCGAGAGCGTCGCGGAGACGGTCTCGCGGCGGTACGACTACCTCGACGCCGTGTCCGTCGAACCGACCGCGCCACTCTCGACGGTCCGGACCTGCGGCCTCGACGTGACGCTCGTCCCGGTCGACCACCCGCCGCTTCTGTGTTACGGCGTCGTCGTCGCCGACCCGGAGACGGGCGCGAAGCTCTCGCTCTCGGGCGACACGAGCTACGCCGTCCCGGAGGCGTCGCGGGAGCGCCTCGCCGACCCGGACCTCCTGTTCGCCGACGCCATCGTCCCGGCGAGCCTCTGCGAGCACCACCCGATCGGCGGCCGCCACGAGGGTCCTGACGGCGTTCCCCGGACGTTCGGGACGAAGCACATGACCCGCGAGGGGGCGCTGGCGCTCGCCGACGACCTCGGCGCGGACCGGACGCGGCTGGTCCACGTCGCCCACTTCTACCCAGCCGACGAGGCGTTCGCGGACCCGCTCGCGGTCGACGGGGAGGTGTTCCGACTGTGA
- a CDS encoding ATP-binding protein, whose protein sequence is MNDGALDVVEFLLTTRVYDDERDLDENDLPPRYRKVFWTGGDEDGPGGIERPLSVTNSNARAATGIERPWEAISDLMFTERDEFSGSISLAQPDMAEEWFLERADENRIARNPTLAYAFEDEADVDYERARDANRPIQADRVWIDSLLSEYFDDEEEQEMLELVDIRAPEEIEMTLDELVLTEDQEGEINKIVKAIEHREYLAQIGLREIGKLLFVGPPGTGKTSTARALAHNLDLPFVEVKLSMITSQYLGETAKNVEKVFEVAKRLSPCILFMDEFDFVAKTRASDEHAAIKRAVNTLLKSIDDISLIQDDVLLIGATNHPDQLDAAAWRRFDEIVNFPKPDRGMRADILRVITRAMDIEEFDPDGIAELTEGLTGSDLRMVLREAVLDALTEERTTLTQQDLEDAVTDFEERDTLKNMDMIEGDHDALVAGGDIGGSGGGGHDHSHDH, encoded by the coding sequence ATGAACGACGGGGCGCTTGACGTCGTCGAGTTCCTGTTGACGACTCGGGTGTACGACGACGAACGCGATCTGGACGAGAACGACCTGCCGCCGCGGTATCGCAAGGTGTTCTGGACCGGCGGAGACGAGGACGGTCCGGGAGGCATCGAGCGGCCGCTGTCGGTCACGAACAGCAACGCCCGCGCGGCGACCGGCATCGAGCGGCCGTGGGAGGCCATCTCCGACCTGATGTTCACCGAGCGTGACGAGTTCTCGGGCTCCATCTCGCTCGCGCAGCCGGACATGGCGGAGGAGTGGTTCCTCGAACGCGCCGACGAGAACCGGATCGCCCGGAACCCGACGCTGGCCTACGCCTTCGAGGACGAGGCCGACGTCGACTACGAGCGCGCCCGCGACGCGAACCGGCCGATCCAGGCCGACCGGGTGTGGATCGACAGCCTGCTCTCGGAGTACTTCGACGACGAGGAGGAGCAGGAGATGCTCGAACTCGTCGACATCCGCGCGCCCGAGGAGATCGAGATGACCCTCGACGAGCTGGTGCTCACCGAGGACCAGGAGGGCGAGATCAACAAGATCGTCAAAGCGATCGAGCACCGCGAGTACCTCGCGCAGATCGGGCTGCGCGAGATCGGGAAGCTGCTGTTCGTCGGCCCGCCGGGCACCGGCAAGACCTCGACGGCGCGGGCGCTGGCCCACAACCTCGACCTCCCCTTCGTCGAGGTGAAGCTGTCGATGATCACCAGCCAGTACCTCGGCGAGACGGCGAAGAACGTCGAGAAGGTGTTCGAGGTGGCGAAGCGGCTCTCCCCCTGCATCCTCTTCATGGACGAGTTCGACTTCGTCGCGAAGACCCGCGCCTCCGACGAGCACGCGGCCATCAAGCGCGCTGTCAACACCCTGCTCAAGAGCATCGACGACATCAGCCTCATCCAGGACGACGTGCTCCTCATCGGCGCGACGAACCACCCCGACCAGCTCGACGCGGCGGCGTGGCGGCGCTTCGACGAGATCGTCAACTTCCCCAAGCCCGACCGCGGGATGCGGGCGGACATCCTCCGGGTGATCACCCGGGCGATGGACATCGAGGAGTTCGACCCCGACGGGATCGCGGAGCTGACGGAGGGGCTGACCGGCAGCGACCTCCGGATGGTGCTACGCGAGGCGGTGCTGGACGCGCTGACCGAGGAGCGCACGACGCTCACCCAGCAGGACCTCGAAGACGCCGTCACCGACTTCGAGGAGCGCGACACCCTCAAGAACATGGACATGATCGAGGGCGACCACGACGCGCTGGTCGCCGGCGGCGACATCGGCGGCTCGGGCGGCGGCGGACACGACCACTCGCACGACCACTGA
- a CDS encoding flippase activity-associated protein Agl23, whose translation MTTGRSPVPDALSGRRGTALAVVAVTSFGFLARLYDLGSRVAHQDEARVAYWTLRYLETGLHEYRPIVHGPFLPLVNSKVFALLGPNDFTMRLVVAAIGACLPLSAWLFRDRLRDSEVVALAVVLACNPILLYYSRFYRTDVLLAAFTFFALGLFVRWYDTRKDRYLFAATASYALSFTTKENALVYALCFLGAAALLLDHRLFLARVRGQNPYAELRRYASGALTFDPVRSLSRDARASLLTDLPDAVRARKRAILLSVAVVLEFFAIVVFFYAPRKGGYPGYGDTEGMGLYWSLEELAAGRPGMFVAVVEEALVGSWTKFVHQWGSGHGHEFLYYWNDYVDTMETGAVALVALAVVGFVADRYSSEGPRDLVALGGYIGAVSVFGYPIITDIPSPWATVHAVVPLALPAAVGLAMIGRWGVDAYEDGDVVGVSAAVILVLLLVAQVGGAAMDTSYRDPAGTDNELVQYAQSSSDMKPTLETVYAVARENEGVDVMYYGDEFASPNESNADQPPAHPGGWFERLPLAWYFEAEQHRLQGSDAELVVNSTTDASEFDDDPPPVVISERSDAAAYESKLDGYRAHQHERYLHDSAFVVFVDEDYLDD comes from the coding sequence ATGACCACCGGCAGGTCCCCGGTTCCCGACGCCCTCTCCGGCCGCCGCGGGACGGCGCTTGCGGTCGTCGCGGTCACGTCGTTCGGCTTCCTCGCGCGGCTCTACGACCTCGGGTCGCGGGTGGCCCACCAGGACGAGGCCCGCGTTGCCTACTGGACGCTCCGGTACCTCGAAACCGGCCTCCACGAGTACCGCCCCATCGTCCACGGGCCGTTCCTCCCCCTGGTCAACAGCAAGGTGTTCGCACTGCTCGGGCCGAACGACTTCACGATGCGGCTGGTCGTCGCCGCGATCGGCGCCTGTCTCCCACTGTCGGCGTGGCTGTTCCGCGACCGCCTGCGCGACAGCGAGGTCGTCGCGCTAGCCGTCGTGCTCGCGTGCAACCCGATCCTGCTGTACTACTCGCGGTTCTACCGGACGGACGTCCTGCTCGCGGCGTTCACGTTCTTCGCGCTCGGGCTGTTCGTCCGCTGGTACGACACGCGGAAGGACCGGTACCTGTTCGCCGCGACGGCGTCGTACGCGCTCTCGTTCACGACGAAGGAGAACGCGCTGGTGTACGCGCTCTGTTTCCTCGGGGCCGCCGCCCTGCTGCTCGACCACCGGCTGTTCCTCGCCCGCGTCCGCGGTCAGAACCCCTACGCTGAACTGCGCCGCTACGCCAGCGGCGCGCTCACCTTCGACCCCGTGCGGAGCCTCTCGCGGGACGCGCGAGCCAGCCTGCTCACCGACCTCCCGGACGCCGTCCGTGCCCGGAAGCGGGCGATCCTCCTCTCGGTCGCCGTCGTACTGGAGTTCTTCGCGATCGTCGTCTTCTTCTACGCGCCGCGGAAGGGCGGCTACCCCGGCTACGGCGACACGGAGGGGATGGGGCTGTACTGGTCGCTGGAGGAACTGGCCGCCGGTCGGCCCGGCATGTTCGTCGCCGTCGTCGAGGAGGCGCTCGTCGGGAGCTGGACGAAGTTCGTCCACCAGTGGGGGTCCGGCCACGGCCACGAGTTCCTCTACTACTGGAACGACTACGTCGACACGATGGAGACCGGCGCGGTCGCCCTCGTCGCGCTCGCCGTCGTCGGCTTCGTCGCCGACCGGTACTCCTCGGAGGGGCCGCGGGACCTCGTCGCGCTGGGCGGCTACATCGGCGCGGTGAGCGTCTTCGGCTATCCGATCATCACCGACATCCCGTCGCCGTGGGCGACCGTCCACGCCGTGGTACCGCTCGCGCTCCCCGCCGCCGTCGGCCTCGCGATGATCGGGCGCTGGGGCGTCGACGCGTACGAGGACGGCGACGTGGTCGGCGTCTCGGCCGCCGTCATCCTCGTCCTGCTGCTGGTCGCGCAGGTCGGCGGCGCCGCGATGGACACCTCCTACCGCGACCCCGCCGGCACCGACAACGAACTGGTCCAGTACGCGCAGTCGTCCTCGGACATGAAGCCGACGCTCGAGACGGTGTACGCCGTCGCCCGCGAGAACGAGGGCGTCGACGTGATGTACTACGGCGACGAGTTCGCCTCGCCGAACGAGTCGAACGCGGACCAGCCGCCGGCGCATCCGGGCGGCTGGTTCGAGCGCCTCCCGCTCGCGTGGTACTTCGAGGCCGAGCAGCACCGCCTGCAGGGGAGCGACGCCGAACTGGTCGTGAACAGCACCACGGACGCGAGCGAGTTCGACGACGACCCGCCGCCGGTGGTCATCTCGGAGCGGAGCGACGCCGCCGCGTACGAGTCGAAGCTGGACGGCTACCGCGCCCACCAGCACGAACGCTACCTGCACGACAGCGCGTTCGTCGTCTTCGTCGACGAGGACTACCTCGACGACTGA
- a CDS encoding thiolase family protein codes for MATDTTPVIVKAYRTPQGKEDGVFADVRSEDLSIPLINEILAETGLSGEDIDDLMWGCAQQREEQDNNLARVIALLSDLGEDVPGTTINRWCASSMQSIISASDAIRAGQRDAIIAGGVESMSRVEMGESHGYIHPRMAEEYNVGELQMGMTAEEVADRFDVSREEQDEYAARSQQRACEATDEGRFDDQIVPIETEDSTVTEDEGLRPGTTKEKLAELPTVFKSDGSVTPGNASQISDGAAATLVTSKAFAEEHDLEIMAEVGSNNVVGVDPRIMGVGPVPATEGLLERTGRDIDDYDLVELNEAFASQTVYSQRQLGVPDDKFNVNGGAIAIGHPLGASGARLPVTLIHELQERGGGRGLATLCVGFGQGAAIEFEV; via the coding sequence ATGGCAACAGACACCACCCCCGTCATCGTGAAGGCGTACCGGACGCCGCAGGGCAAGGAGGACGGCGTCTTCGCTGACGTCCGCAGCGAGGACCTGTCGATCCCGCTCATCAACGAGATCCTCGCCGAGACCGGCCTCTCCGGCGAGGACATCGACGACCTGATGTGGGGCTGCGCGCAGCAGCGCGAGGAGCAGGACAACAACCTGGCGCGGGTCATCGCGCTCCTGTCGGACCTGGGCGAGGACGTCCCCGGCACGACGATCAACCGCTGGTGCGCGTCCTCGATGCAGTCGATCATCTCCGCGTCCGACGCCATCCGCGCCGGCCAGCGCGACGCCATCATCGCGGGCGGCGTCGAGTCGATGTCCCGCGTCGAGATGGGCGAGAGCCACGGGTACATCCACCCGCGGATGGCCGAGGAGTACAACGTCGGCGAGCTCCAGATGGGGATGACCGCTGAGGAGGTCGCCGACCGCTTCGACGTCTCCCGCGAGGAGCAGGACGAGTACGCGGCCCGGAGCCAGCAGCGCGCCTGCGAGGCGACCGACGAGGGCCGCTTCGACGACCAGATCGTCCCGATCGAGACCGAGGACAGCACCGTCACCGAGGACGAGGGTCTGCGCCCCGGCACCACGAAGGAGAAGCTCGCCGAGCTCCCGACCGTGTTCAAAAGCGACGGCTCGGTCACGCCCGGCAACGCCTCGCAGATCAGCGACGGCGCGGCCGCGACGCTCGTCACGAGCAAGGCGTTCGCCGAGGAGCACGACCTGGAGATCATGGCCGAGGTCGGCTCGAACAACGTCGTCGGCGTCGACCCCCGGATCATGGGCGTCGGCCCCGTCCCCGCGACTGAGGGGCTGCTCGAACGGACCGGCCGCGACATCGACGACTACGACCTCGTCGAGCTGAACGAGGCGTTCGCCAGCCAGACCGTCTACAGCCAGCGCCAGCTTGGCGTCCCGGACGACAAGTTCAACGTCAACGGCGGCGCCATCGCCATCGGGCACCCGCTGGGCGCAAGCGGCGCGCGCCTGCCGGTGACGCTGATCCACGAACTGCAGGAGCGCGGCGGCGGCCGCGGCCTCGCGACGCTCTGCGTCGGCTTCGGTCAGGGCGCCGCCATCGAGTTCGAGGTGTAG
- a CDS encoding zinc-dependent alcohol dehydrogenase gives MRALTWHGTEDVRVDEVPDPEIVNPHDAIIEITATAICGSDLHLYDGYVPTMREGDVLGHEPMGEVVETGSAVETLEAGDRVVVPFTISCGSCWFCEEELYSLCDNSNPNAEVARKMMGQSPAGLFGYSHMMGGYAGGQAEYLRVPYADVGPIKVDSDLPDEQVLFLSDIFPTGYMAAENAEIEEDDTVAVWGCGPVGQFAIQSAWMLGAGRVIAIDRVQERLQMAREHGEAETIDFEEADVYDRLMAMTGGRGPDRCIDAVGTEAHGTGVMGKMDKAKQQAKLEADRPEVLRQAIKCCRKGGTLSVPGVYLGHADNVPVGPLMNKALTVKTGQTHVQRYLDPLLEKIEDGEIDPSFVITHQEPLEKGPEMYETFRDKEDGCIKVVLTP, from the coding sequence ATGAGGGCGCTCACCTGGCACGGGACGGAGGACGTGCGCGTCGACGAGGTCCCCGACCCCGAGATCGTGAACCCGCACGACGCGATCATCGAGATCACCGCCACCGCCATCTGCGGCTCCGACCTCCACCTGTACGACGGGTACGTGCCGACGATGCGGGAGGGCGACGTGCTGGGCCACGAGCCGATGGGGGAGGTGGTCGAGACGGGCAGCGCCGTCGAGACGCTGGAGGCGGGCGACCGCGTGGTCGTCCCGTTCACGATCAGCTGCGGGTCGTGCTGGTTCTGCGAGGAGGAGCTGTACTCCCTCTGTGACAACTCGAACCCGAACGCGGAGGTCGCCCGGAAGATGATGGGGCAGTCGCCGGCCGGGCTGTTCGGCTACTCGCACATGATGGGCGGCTACGCCGGGGGACAGGCGGAGTACCTGCGGGTGCCCTACGCCGACGTGGGACCGATCAAGGTCGACTCCGACCTGCCGGACGAGCAGGTGCTGTTCCTCTCGGACATCTTCCCGACGGGGTACATGGCCGCCGAGAACGCCGAGATCGAGGAAGACGACACGGTCGCGGTCTGGGGGTGCGGCCCCGTCGGGCAGTTCGCGATCCAGAGCGCCTGGATGCTCGGTGCGGGGCGCGTGATCGCCATCGACCGCGTCCAGGAACGCCTCCAGATGGCGCGGGAGCATGGGGAGGCGGAGACGATCGACTTCGAGGAGGCGGACGTCTACGACCGACTGATGGCGATGACGGGCGGCCGCGGGCCGGACCGGTGCATCGACGCGGTCGGGACGGAGGCCCACGGCACGGGCGTGATGGGGAAGATGGACAAGGCGAAACAGCAGGCGAAACTGGAGGCCGACCGGCCGGAAGTGCTCCGGCAGGCGATCAAGTGCTGCCGGAAGGGCGGGACGCTGTCGGTTCCCGGCGTCTACCTCGGCCACGCCGACAACGTCCCCGTCGGCCCGCTGATGAACAAGGCGCTGACGGTGAAGACGGGACAGACCCACGTCCAGCGCTACCTCGACCCGCTGCTCGAGAAGATCGAGGACGGCGAGATCGACCCCTCCTTCGTCATCACCCATCAGGAGCCGCTGGAGAAGGGGCCCGAGATGTACGAGACCTTCCGCGACAAGGAGGACGGCTGCATCAAGGTGGTGCTGACGCCCTGA
- the ahbB gene encoding siroheme decarboxylase subunit beta translates to MSLQAGEWRERIDDCDAKLVDGFQSGFPVERRPFEAVGDAVGTDEADALARVERLADEGIFRRFGPVLNPPVIGSSTLAAVQAPADRFDEVAEVINGYRQVNHNYRRDHEWNMWFVVTAGSLERRDEILAEIEDRTGCEVLNLPMLTDYYIDLEFPVVNSDRFARESGEEPRSSGPASGATPRALRETDVDATRISENAAGDLSAFEADLLLEIQDGFPLTATPYADVADAVGADVDDVLDAIERLRADGCIKRIGCVVNHVVTGFDSNCMVVWDVPDEDLDDRGTAVGGLPYVTLCYHRPRREEQGWPYSVFTMIHGRDPDAVDEKIDELATEHLPYDHERLYSTETLKQTGARYEDLV, encoded by the coding sequence ATGAGCCTCCAGGCGGGCGAGTGGCGCGAGCGGATCGACGACTGCGACGCCAAACTCGTGGACGGATTCCAGAGCGGGTTCCCCGTCGAGCGCCGCCCCTTCGAGGCGGTCGGCGACGCGGTCGGCACCGACGAGGCGGACGCGCTCGCGCGGGTCGAACGCCTCGCCGACGAGGGGATCTTCCGCCGGTTCGGCCCCGTCCTGAACCCGCCCGTGATCGGCAGTTCGACGCTCGCGGCCGTGCAGGCCCCCGCAGACCGCTTCGACGAGGTGGCCGAGGTGATAAACGGCTACCGGCAGGTGAACCACAACTACCGGCGCGACCACGAGTGGAACATGTGGTTCGTCGTCACCGCGGGGTCGCTCGAACGCCGCGACGAGATCCTCGCCGAGATCGAGGACCGCACCGGCTGCGAGGTGCTGAACCTCCCGATGCTCACCGACTACTACATCGATCTCGAGTTCCCCGTGGTGAACTCCGACCGGTTCGCCAGGGAGAGCGGCGAGGAGCCGCGCTCCTCGGGACCCGCGAGCGGAGCGACTCCGCGAGCGCTGCGGGAAACCGACGTCGACGCAACCCGCATCAGCGAGAACGCGGCGGGCGACCTCTCGGCGTTCGAGGCCGACCTCCTGCTGGAGATCCAGGACGGCTTCCCGCTGACCGCGACGCCGTACGCCGACGTGGCCGACGCCGTGGGCGCCGACGTCGACGACGTCCTCGACGCCATCGAGCGCCTGCGCGCAGACGGCTGCATCAAGCGGATCGGCTGCGTCGTCAACCACGTCGTCACCGGGTTCGACAGCAACTGCATGGTGGTGTGGGACGTGCCCGACGAGGACCTCGACGACCGCGGCACCGCCGTCGGCGGCCTGCCGTACGTCACGCTCTGTTACCACCGGCCGCGCCGCGAGGAGCAGGGGTGGCCCTACAGCGTGTTCACGATGATCCACGGCCGCGACCCCGACGCAGTCGACGAGAAGATAGACGAACTCGCGACCGAACACCTCCCCTACGACCACGAACGCCTCTACTCGACGGAGACGCTGAAACAGACCGGGGCGCGCTACGAGGACCTGGTGTAG
- a CDS encoding SDR family NAD(P)-dependent oxidoreductase — MVFPDCSERTILLTGGTRGIGRAAARKLGELGATLLLVGRDAERGEATTERLRRKGVDAEFLRYDLAEQAAVRDLAATVRDRVDDLDALVNNAGLARSSRSRTADGIPVTVAVNHLAPYLLTHELLPLLLDGEPARVVVTSSGVHEGASLDPDDLDLRGDYEGFDGYARTKLMNVLFVYELADRLHGTEVTATAFHPGFIPSSSLYRDSAFYVRAAMRLLSILPVGSTVEDGAEALTYLTCSEDVAGVTGQYFDGTEPAEPSADAHDERLRRALWTESAELVGVEPDWPRVEREI; from the coding sequence ATGGTTTTCCCCGACTGCTCCGAGAGGACGATACTGCTGACGGGCGGGACGCGGGGTATCGGCCGCGCGGCGGCGCGAAAACTCGGCGAACTCGGCGCGACCCTCCTGCTCGTCGGTCGCGACGCGGAGCGGGGGGAGGCGACGACCGAGCGCCTCCGGCGGAAGGGAGTCGACGCCGAGTTCCTCCGCTACGACCTCGCCGAGCAGGCGGCGGTGCGGGACCTCGCCGCGACGGTGCGAGACCGCGTCGACGACCTCGACGCGCTGGTGAACAACGCCGGCCTGGCCCGGAGCAGCCGGAGCAGGACCGCGGACGGGATCCCGGTCACGGTCGCGGTCAACCACCTCGCGCCCTACCTGCTGACGCACGAACTGCTCCCGCTGCTGCTCGACGGCGAGCCCGCCCGCGTCGTCGTCACGTCCTCGGGGGTCCACGAGGGGGCGTCGCTCGACCCCGACGACCTCGACCTGCGGGGCGACTACGAGGGGTTCGACGGCTACGCCCGCACGAAGCTGATGAACGTCCTGTTCGTCTACGAGCTCGCCGACCGGCTCCACGGGACGGAGGTCACCGCGACGGCGTTCCATCCGGGGTTCATCCCCTCCAGCAGCCTCTACCGGGACAGCGCGTTCTACGTCCGCGCCGCGATGCGTCTGCTCTCGATACTCCCCGTCGGCAGCACCGTCGAGGACGGCGCGGAGGCACTCACTTACCTGACCTGCTCGGAGGACGTCGCCGGCGTGACCGGCCAGTACTTCGACGGGACGGAGCCGGCGGAGCCATCCGCGGACGCTCACGACGAGCGCCTCCGGCGGGCCCTGTGGACGGAGAGCGCGGAGCTCGTCGGCGTCGAACCCGACTGGCCGCGCGTCGAGCGCGAGATCTGA
- a CDS encoding GNAT family N-acetyltransferase: MSTLRVREYEPADAEAVWAVHERALRASPIPCVEDAPADDDLRAIAEHYLEPADAAFLVGTVDGEVVATGGYRGTDDETVEIRRMRVDPDHRRNGHARRLLDRLEARAAAEGFERAVLETHEDLTAARALYEDAGYAAVGSWPHPAGDTSLYRYAKRL, encoded by the coding sequence ATGTCCACCCTCCGCGTCAGGGAGTACGAACCGGCCGACGCCGAGGCCGTCTGGGCCGTCCACGAGCGGGCGCTCCGCGCGTCGCCGATCCCGTGCGTCGAGGACGCGCCCGCGGACGACGACCTGCGGGCGATCGCGGAGCACTACCTGGAGCCCGCCGACGCCGCGTTCCTCGTCGGCACCGTCGACGGCGAGGTGGTCGCGACCGGCGGCTACCGCGGGACGGACGACGAGACCGTCGAGATCCGCCGGATGCGCGTCGATCCCGACCACCGGCGGAACGGCCACGCGCGGCGATTGCTCGACCGCCTCGAAGCGCGGGCGGCGGCGGAGGGGTTCGAGCGGGCCGTCCTCGAAACGCACGAGGACCTGACGGCGGCGCGGGCGCTGTACGAGGACGCGGGGTACGCGGCGGTCGGCAGCTGGCCCCATCCGGCCGGGGACACGTCGCTGTACCGGTACGCGAAGCGCCTCTGA
- a CDS encoding anthranilate phosphoribosyltransferase, with the protein MAEATPQYGDWPLKRLMTEVVGSGPKSAEDMTREQAREAFTRILGDEPDPTTLGAFWLANRWKRNNGEELAAYTDVMVEESVRRAEPDADPVDCGANYDGKGDTAILGVAAGVVAAGAGTPVVAHSGDRVPTQKQDAYKHVLDELGVRTELAPAESADMVDETGFGFYYQPEFNPGVDDLEDRRDMMGVRTFVNTIETLANPANADVHLGSFYHLAFAKKVTDTFAEMETESPDRVIMFQGMEGYDDIRPGYTKVAEWRDGDFDDYEIETPEYGMEFEEADLEVDDVAADSAAITESVVAGGRDDNFADAVAVNAAFRIYARDDADSLDEGLELAREAIDDGSAEAVLDDLRAF; encoded by the coding sequence ATGGCCGAAGCGACCCCGCAGTACGGCGACTGGCCCCTGAAGCGGCTGATGACCGAGGTAGTCGGCTCCGGGCCCAAGTCCGCGGAGGACATGACCCGCGAGCAGGCCCGCGAGGCGTTCACCCGGATCCTCGGCGACGAGCCCGACCCGACGACGCTCGGCGCGTTCTGGCTGGCGAACCGCTGGAAGCGCAACAACGGCGAGGAGCTGGCGGCCTACACCGACGTGATGGTCGAGGAGTCCGTCCGGCGCGCCGAACCCGACGCCGACCCCGTCGACTGCGGCGCGAACTACGACGGCAAGGGCGACACGGCGATCCTCGGCGTCGCGGCCGGGGTCGTCGCCGCCGGCGCGGGGACGCCCGTCGTCGCCCACTCCGGGGACCGCGTGCCGACCCAGAAGCAGGACGCCTACAAGCACGTCCTCGACGAACTCGGCGTCCGCACCGAACTCGCCCCCGCCGAGAGCGCCGACATGGTCGACGAGACTGGCTTCGGCTTCTACTACCAGCCCGAGTTCAACCCAGGCGTCGACGACCTGGAGGACCGCCGCGACATGATGGGCGTTCGCACGTTCGTCAACACCATCGAGACGCTCGCGAACCCCGCGAACGCCGACGTCCACCTCGGGAGCTTCTACCACCTCGCGTTCGCGAAGAAGGTGACCGACACGTTCGCCGAGATGGAGACGGAGAGCCCCGACCGCGTCATCATGTTCCAGGGCATGGAGGGGTACGACGACATCCGGCCGGGGTACACGAAAGTGGCCGAATGGCGAGACGGCGACTTCGACGACTACGAGATAGAGACGCCCGAGTACGGCATGGAGTTCGAGGAGGCTGACCTCGAAGTCGACGACGTGGCCGCCGACTCCGCTGCGATCACCGAGTCGGTCGTCGCCGGCGGGCGCGACGACAACTTCGCCGACGCCGTCGCGGTCAACGCCGCCTTCCGCATCTACGCCCGTGACGACGCCGACTCGCTGGACGAGGGGCTCGAACTGGCCCGCGAGGCGATCGACGACGGGAGCGCCGAGGCGGTGCTCGACGACCTGCGAGCCTTCTGA